The genomic interval ATGAACTCAGAGAGGACAGCTTTGACCATTCCACCTGCAGGCTCATAATAAGACAGAAAAGCCAGCTCCTTCAGGAGGGCACAGAAGAAGATAACAGATACACCGGTAGCAAATGGGGCGGCAAGTACCTGCGCGCGCCGGAGATCTTCTTCACCATTCTGGAAAAGGGCAAAGGCAAGCTCGTGCGTCTCGGCGACATCGCCGAAGTGCGTCGCGGCTTCACGACCGGTGCCAACGAGTTTTTCTACCTGAAGCCCATGGGGCTCAGCGTGAAGGAGGTGGTGGAGCTCTCTAAAAGAGACCCGGATGCCCCTGTGGCGGTGAGGAACTCTGCAGGATGGGAGGGTGAAATACCCGCAAGGTTCTTAAAACCTGTGGTAAAAAGCCCGAGGGAGCTAAAAAGTCTTGTTGTTCGCCTGGAAGACCTGAGCCATCTTGTGTTTATGTGCCACGGAAGGGAAAAGGAACTGAAAGACACTGAGGTATGGAAATACATAAAGTGGGGAGAAAAGCAGGGATACCACAAAAGACCTACATGCAGTTCAAGGGAAAGGTGGTGGGATTTGGGGGAGAGGGGTCTTAGCACTGCACTCTGGACAATGACATATAGGGAGAGATTTTTTATTCCTCTCAACAAGGTGGCATTCGCTGATGCCCGTTTATACGATATCTACTGTAGTGAAGAATTGCTTCCGACCCTTAACAGCGCATACTGCCTTTTGTGGATTGAACTGCAGGCAAGAGGCTATGGTGGAGGTGGTGGCCCAGTTGATGTGAAGGTTTATGAGGTTAATGAGATGCTAATACCAAGCCCTGAATTTGTTGATAGCAAAGAGGTGTATGAGCATATTTTTACCAGTAATAGCTCAGAAAGATTGTCAATATTCACCGAACTTGGCTTTGACCCCAGCAAGCCCATAAGGGAGCAGGAGCCAAACCCACTGCCCGACCGCAAAGCCATTGACGATGTGGTTTTTGATGCCCTCGGTCTCACAGAGGATGAGAGAAGAGAAGTCTACTATGCCGTTGCCGAGCTTGTCCAAGCAAGGCTGGAGAAGGCAAGGAGTGTGTAGGGACTTGCACTGTCTGGTATAACCACCCTTAGGGTAGGAAAAATGGAAGTTTTAAGGACCGACCTTGAGAGGCTGGGAGATATTTGGCTTTTTCAGAAGGTTCAGAGGATGAAAAACCTCCTGAAAATTGCAGAACCGGATGAAGCTCTTTACAGAGAGCTAATGGTATCTCTCGGGTATCCAAAAAACAGGGTCCAGTTTCTCAACCTTGCGCTCCTCCTTCCCTTCAAAGAAATCAGGCTTCTAAAGACAAAGGACCTGATAAGAAAGGCTCTCCTATACAGGGCTGGGTTTGAGGAGAATGTGGACGAACTTCCCCCCTTTTTTGACCTATCTCTGAGGATGGAGAGGTTCCAGTGGGTGGAAAAGGGAATAAGACCGGCCAACCATCCTCGCAGAAGGCTTGAGGGTGCGTCTCTTTTTCTTGAGGAGCTTGCAGGGATAGGTGCTGTTAATTTTTTCCTGAGCAGAATAAAAGGCTGGAAAAGAAAGATAGAAAATTCAGTTGATGCCTCCGCCTTTGTAAGAAGGGTAATGGAACTTTCTGGAGTTGGTATTCAGAGAAGGCAGGAATCCTTTTTCAATGTTATCCTCCCCTTCTTCCTTGCCCTCTTTCCACGGGAAGTGGAGAGCCAGCTCAGGGTGGTCTTTGAGCTCCATCCACCCCTTGCCTCCAACTTTCTCATCAAGAGTTTTCTTCAGAAATACCCCCACATCCTTCCAGCCAGCACAAGAGAACACTTTGGCATCATAATGCTGATGAAGAACTCCAGAGGAGGGTCTATCAATACCCCTTGACAAATGAAAAAAGTTTGCATATAATATACATAACCAAAAACCTTAAAAGGAGGTGTTAACCATGAGCAAGAGCCTGCAAGGCACAAAAACTCTTGAGAACCTCAAGCATGCCTTTGCCGGGGAATCCCAGGCAAACAGAAGGTATCTCTACTTTGCCAGAAAGGCGGACATTGAGGGATACCCAGACATAGCCAACATCTTCAGAGAAACAGCAGAGGGCGAGACAGGTCACGCCTTTGGCCACATTGAGTTCATGGAAAAGTATGGTGGCGGAGACCCTGCTACCGACATGCCCATAGGCACCATGGAGCAGAACCTTGAGGCTGCCATAGCCGGCGAGACCTACGAATACACAGAGATGTATCCCGGCTTTGCAAGGGTTGCAAGAGAAGAGGGATTTGACGACATAGCGGAGTGGTTTGAGACCCTGGCAAGGGCAGAAAAGTCCCACGCAGGAAGGTTCCAGAAGGCTCTGGAGTCCCTGAAGGGATAATCTTAGACCATATTTCGGGGGCTCTGCCCCCCATTCCTAAAAAAACATAAGGAGTGAATCATGCAAGAGTTTGCCCTCGGTGGAGTAAAGGATTTTGAGTTCAACATAAAAGACCCCAACTTCCTCAACGAACAGGCTCTATGGGAAGAGGCAAAGAGGGTTTATTCCAAGTGCAAAGACTGCAGGATGTGCGTCACTTACTGTCCCTCGTTCCCCGCTCTCTTTGATGCGGTGGACAGACACGAGGATGACATAGAAAAGCTCTCAAAGGATGAGCTTGCCCTTCCCTTAGAGCTCTGTTTTCACTGCAAGCAGTGCTACTTTAAGTGTCCATACACGCCACCCCATGAGTGGAGGATAGACTTTCCTCACCTTTCTTTGAGGTATAAGGTGTGGAAGTTCAAAAATAAGGGGGCAAAGCTCACCGATAAGCTCATGCTAAACACGGACCTTGTGGGCAAGCTTTCAGTGCCCTTTGCACCCATAGTTAACAGAGTCAACAACATCCCCGCCTTCAGGGTAATCATGGAAGGCGTGATGGGTGTGGACAGAAGGGCGAAACTGCCACCCATAAACTCAGAGACCTTCACGAGCTGGTTCAGGAAAAACAGAAAGCCCGTGAAGGGAGAAAACGGCAAGGTGGCACTCTTTTACACATGCCTGCTCAACTACAACTACCTTGAGAGGGGAAAGGCACTTCTTAAAGTCTTTGAGAAGAACGACATTTATGTAGAGCTCCCAGAGCAGCAGTGCTGTGGCATCCCCTTCTTTGACATAGGGGACATAGATTCAGCCACCGAGAGGGCAAGGTATAATGTGCAGAGGCTAAAGCCCTATGTGGATGCAGGCTTTGACATAGTGGTTCCAGTGCCTACATGTGCATTGCAGATAAAGTATGAATACCCTCTACTTCTGCCCGATGACCCGGATGTGAAAGCTGTATCAGAGAAGGTTTACGATGTGCACGAATACCTTTTCAAGCTCCACCAGGAAAAGAAGTTCAACAGGGACTTCAAGGTCTCCGTGGGAAGCATTGCCTATCACATACCTTGCCACCTCAAATCTCTGAACGTGGGATACAGGGCTCTGGCTCTTATGAGGCTCATACCCAACACAAAGGTCCAGCTAATTGAGAGATGCTCAGGGCATGACGGCACCTTTGGGGTTAGAAAGGAGACCTTTGACATGTCCATAAAAGTTGGCTCAAAGCTCTTTGAAGACATGAAAAACTCCAGTGCAGACCTCTATGTCTCCGACTGTCCCCTCTCGGGCAACCACATAGAGCTCATGACGGGCAAAAGGGTCTACCATCCCCTTGAAGTGCTTGCTATGGCATACGGGGAGGACTAAAATAGGAGTGTGGAAAGGGCTCAAATTCTCTCTCTGATTGGTATTGCGATAGAGGAAGTTCTGCAAAAAGATTGCCTTGTAGTTTTTTACGGTTCCGTGCTCAGTGAGAGGTTCAGCAGGAGCTCCGATGTGGATGTGGGCATATTCTGCAAAGACCAGATAGAAGGAAAGGAATACATGAGGCTTCTCTCCCGTCTTGAAGAGCTCCCACTTCTGAGGGATGTAGAGCTCATTGACCTCTGGAGGGTTAAATCTGCTGAGTTTCTGGATAAAATAATTCAGGAGGGCTATTTTTGGAAAAGCTCAAAAGAGCTTATGACGCTTTTGAGAAGGCGTTTAGAAGATTTGAAAAAGAGAGCTTGCTCGGTGAGCTCATATACCTGAGAAACAGGCTTGTGCATGTCTATGATGAGATGGAGACAAAGGCTCTCAGAAAAGAGCTTCTGAAAGAAGAAGTCTACGAACTTTTTAAAGAAGTGCTTTTCAAGCTAAAGCCATGAGATACTTCCCCCTTGGCATCGCCGGGCACGTGGACCATGGCAAGACCTCCCTTGTGAGAGCCCTCACTTCCATAGACACGGACAGGCTACCGGAGGAAAAGAGAAGGGGCATGAGCATAGACATAGGCTTTGCCTTTCTGGACTTTCCAGAGAAGAGCCTGAGGGTGGAGATAATAGACCTGCCTGGGCATGAGAGGTTCATAAAAAACGCCATATGCGGTCTTGCTCCCGTGTGGGGGCTTCTGCTCCTTGTGGATTCAGGGGAAGGTGTTATGCCCCAGACGGTGGAGCACACAAGGCTTGCAAAGAGCTTTGGTATAGAGGATGTGCTCCTTGTGCTTACAAAGGCTGACAGGGTGGACGAAGAAACCCTCGAGCTGGCAAGGGAAGAAGCCCTTCAGATGCTGAACCGTGAAGGTGTAAGGGTTTCCGGTGTTTTTCCCCTTTCCGCCGTCACCGGCTACGGGCTTGAAGAGCTCAAAAGTGGTATCCTTGAGTATGCGGAGAGAAACTTCAGAGACAAAGAAGGGGAGCTCTTCAGGTTTCTGGTGGATTCTGCCTTCAGCGTGAAGGGCTACGGGACCGTTTTGAGGGGGAGCTGTATATCTGGCAGGGTTCTGGAGGGTGATATTCTTACCCTTGAGCCTCTGGGAAAGACATGCAGGGTAAGGAGGATGCAGAACCACGGAGTGTTTGTAAAAGAGGGCAGGGCGGGCGAGAGGCTTGCCCTTAACATTCCAGAGCTGGAGCCTCATGAGGTGGAGAGGGGATGCTTCCTGGTAAAGGGTATAAAGAGCTCAAAAAAGCTTCTGGTAAGGCTAAAGGGCAACCCGCCCAGAGGTCTGGGCTATGCCTTCTTCGGTATGAGGGAGGTCCCCGTCTACGTAAGTGGTATCTCTGAGGATGTGTGTATCTTCAGGCTCTCTGAGCCCGTGCCTGCAGTGAGGGGAGACAGGGGACCTCTTCTTAACTCTTCTGGTGAGCTGGTGGGAGGCTATGAAGTGCTCCATCCCTTTCCTGTGAGAGTTTCAAAGAGGTTTATCAGAGAAAACCTCTCCCTTCTCCAGAGTGAGCCACTTGAGTATCTACTTTTAGAGAGTGGTCTGAAGGGATTGAGCCTTAAGGAGGTATTTTCCTTTTATGGAAAGCCCCTTCAGCCCCCAAGGGCTCCTGAGGTTGAGGGAAGGTTCTACCATCAGGAGGTGCTTGCACTACTTACCAAAAGACTTAAGGAGCTTCTCAGAGAGAAAGGTGGAGTTATTTCCCTTTCGGAGGCGGTGTCAAGGCTGAAGACCTCGGAGGGTTTGCTTGAGTTCATTTTGAAAAACGTAAAGGATATCAGGCTGATTGAGGGCTATGTGGTGGATGCAAAAGCTTCAGGACCGGAGGAGCTTGAGGGCTACAGAAGGCTCATAGAGCTTCTTTCGGAGGGCATAAGGGAAGAGAAAGAGCTTGAACCCTACAGGGAGTATCTATCTCTTGCAGTAAGAAAGGGTAGAGTCTACAGCCTTGGAGACTATCTTTATGTATCAAAAGAGCTCTTTGAGGAATACGTGAAAAGGCTAAGGGCTGTAGGTAGAGAGTTTACCCTGCAGGAGGCAAAGGAGGTTCTGGGTTTTACAAGAAAATACCTCATACCTCTGCTGGAACACATGGACAGGCTTGGCATAACAAGAAGAGAAGGAGAAAGGAGGGTCTTTCTGAGATGAGCCTTTTGAGGCAGATACCGCAGGTCTCAAAACTTCTCGAAGAGTTTGGAGAATACCCTAAGGAGCTGGCAAAAAGAGCCATAAGGGAGATGCTCCAGAGGGTAAGGGAGGAAATACTTCAGGGCAGGAGGCAGTCCCTTGAGGACCTCAGGAGCCTCATAGAAGCAAGAATAAGAGAGCTGTCTTCTACGAGCCTCAGAAGGGTCATAAACGCCACTGGTGTGGTCATAAACACAAACCTTGGAAGGTCGCCTCTGGCGGAGGAGGTGGCGGAGTTTATAAAGGAAGTGGCAATGGGCTACTCAAACCTTGAGTATGACCTTTATGAGGGGAGAAGGGGCTCAAGACTGAGCCATTTAGAAGGGCTTTTGAAGGACCTCACAGGTGCAGAGGCAGTGCATGTGGTAAACAACAACGCAGGAGCTGTTTATCTTGTGCTCAACAGCCTTGCCTGCGGCAAGGAGGTGGTGGTTTCGAGGGGTGAGCTGGTAGAGATAGGGGGAAGCTTTCGCATCCCTGATATCATGAGGGCGTCGGGCGCAAGGCTTGTGGAGGTGGGCACCACCAACAGAACAAGGCTCTCTGATTACGAGAAGGCAATAGGTCCGGACACTGCACTTCTTATGAAGGTGCACAGAAGCAACTTCTACATGGAAGGCTTTGTGGAAGAGGTTCAGCCAGAGGATCTTCTCAGCTCTGGACTTCCCGTATACTACGACATGGGGAGCGGAAGCCTTCTGAACCTGAAAGAGCTGGGTATAAAGACAGAAGAACCTAGCTTTTCAGAGTGTATAAAAAAGGGCATCCACATAGTATCCGGCAGCGGAGACAAGCTCCTCGGTGGACCTCAGGCGGGCATAATACTGGGAAAGAAGGAGCATGTGGAAAAGGTAAGAAAGAACCCCATGAGCAGAGCCCTCAGAATTGACAAGCTGACCCTTGCTGGGCTGGAGATGACCCTGAGGCTATACATGAGAGGAGAATACACAAAGATTCCCACCTTGCGTATGCTTCTGTCCAGCCCCGAAGAGCTCAGAAAAAAAGCCATTGCTCTGGCAAGAAGGCTCAGAAAACTCAGGAGGTTGAAGGTGGCAGTGCTGAAGGATTTCTCAAGATGTGGTGGTGGTGCACTTCCAGAGCTTCTTC from Aquificaceae bacterium carries:
- a CDS encoding DUF2851 domain-containing protein; translation: MEVLRTDLERLGDIWLFQKVQRMKNLLKIAEPDEALYRELMVSLGYPKNRVQFLNLALLLPFKEIRLLKTKDLIRKALLYRAGFEENVDELPPFFDLSLRMERFQWVEKGIRPANHPRRRLEGASLFLEELAGIGAVNFFLSRIKGWKRKIENSVDASAFVRRVMELSGVGIQRRQESFFNVILPFFLALFPREVESQLRVVFELHPPLASNFLIKSFLQKYPHILPASTREHFGIIMLMKNSRGGSINTP
- a CDS encoding rubrerythrin family protein — translated: MSKSLQGTKTLENLKHAFAGESQANRRYLYFARKADIEGYPDIANIFRETAEGETGHAFGHIEFMEKYGGGDPATDMPIGTMEQNLEAAIAGETYEYTEMYPGFARVAREEGFDDIAEWFETLARAEKSHAGRFQKALESLKG
- a CDS encoding anaerobic glycerol-3-phosphate dehydrogenase subunit C — translated: MQEFALGGVKDFEFNIKDPNFLNEQALWEEAKRVYSKCKDCRMCVTYCPSFPALFDAVDRHEDDIEKLSKDELALPLELCFHCKQCYFKCPYTPPHEWRIDFPHLSLRYKVWKFKNKGAKLTDKLMLNTDLVGKLSVPFAPIVNRVNNIPAFRVIMEGVMGVDRRAKLPPINSETFTSWFRKNRKPVKGENGKVALFYTCLLNYNYLERGKALLKVFEKNDIYVELPEQQCCGIPFFDIGDIDSATERARYNVQRLKPYVDAGFDIVVPVPTCALQIKYEYPLLLPDDPDVKAVSEKVYDVHEYLFKLHQEKKFNRDFKVSVGSIAYHIPCHLKSLNVGYRALALMRLIPNTKVQLIERCSGHDGTFGVRKETFDMSIKVGSKLFEDMKNSSADLYVSDCPLSGNHIELMTGKRVYHPLEVLAMAYGED
- a CDS encoding nucleotidyltransferase domain-containing protein, which gives rise to MERAQILSLIGIAIEEVLQKDCLVVFYGSVLSERFSRSSDVDVGIFCKDQIEGKEYMRLLSRLEELPLLRDVELIDLWRVKSAEFLDKIIQEGYFWKSSKELMTLLRRRLEDLKKRACSVSSYT
- the selB gene encoding selenocysteine-specific translation elongation factor, which encodes MRYFPLGIAGHVDHGKTSLVRALTSIDTDRLPEEKRRGMSIDIGFAFLDFPEKSLRVEIIDLPGHERFIKNAICGLAPVWGLLLLVDSGEGVMPQTVEHTRLAKSFGIEDVLLVLTKADRVDEETLELAREEALQMLNREGVRVSGVFPLSAVTGYGLEELKSGILEYAERNFRDKEGELFRFLVDSAFSVKGYGTVLRGSCISGRVLEGDILTLEPLGKTCRVRRMQNHGVFVKEGRAGERLALNIPELEPHEVERGCFLVKGIKSSKKLLVRLKGNPPRGLGYAFFGMREVPVYVSGISEDVCIFRLSEPVPAVRGDRGPLLNSSGELVGGYEVLHPFPVRVSKRFIRENLSLLQSEPLEYLLLESGLKGLSLKEVFSFYGKPLQPPRAPEVEGRFYHQEVLALLTKRLKELLREKGGVISLSEAVSRLKTSEGLLEFILKNVKDIRLIEGYVVDAKASGPEELEGYRRLIELLSEGIREEKELEPYREYLSLAVRKGRVYSLGDYLYVSKELFEEYVKRLRAVGREFTLQEAKEVLGFTRKYLIPLLEHMDRLGITRREGERRVFLR
- the selA gene encoding L-seryl-tRNA(Sec) selenium transferase — its product is MSLLRQIPQVSKLLEEFGEYPKELAKRAIREMLQRVREEILQGRRQSLEDLRSLIEARIRELSSTSLRRVINATGVVINTNLGRSPLAEEVAEFIKEVAMGYSNLEYDLYEGRRGSRLSHLEGLLKDLTGAEAVHVVNNNAGAVYLVLNSLACGKEVVVSRGELVEIGGSFRIPDIMRASGARLVEVGTTNRTRLSDYEKAIGPDTALLMKVHRSNFYMEGFVEEVQPEDLLSSGLPVYYDMGSGSLLNLKELGIKTEEPSFSECIKKGIHIVSGSGDKLLGGPQAGIILGKKEHVEKVRKNPMSRALRIDKLTLAGLEMTLRLYMRGEYTKIPTLRMLLSSPEELRKKAIALARRLRKLRRLKVAVLKDFSRCGGGALPELLLETYCVAVRHQVLSTPELEKRLRGSEPPVVARLKEDMLLLDVRTLQERDFPDIVRAFERMEE